A stretch of DNA from Spirosoma endbachense:
AACCGCCTGAAATACACTTTCCGACAACGACAGATCAGCGATGGCGTCGAGTGTATCGGTGAGTCGATTCAATTCGTCCAGAATGGCCTGTTTTTCAGTCGTTCCGTCGGCTGGCAGACTGGCTATTCCCTGAAGAGTCGGATGAGAGCGGGCGTAGTCCAGCAAGTCATAACCATTAATCACATTACGGGCCTCCACGACTTCCTGCGGGGCATTGTCAGGAACGGGCGTTAACTGTTTTGCTGTCAACGGAAACCGATCACGCAAAACGTAAATATATTGGTTCAGCAACAAGCCCCGATCGTGCAGACCACGCTCAAACTGATACCCCAGCAAAGCCGCCAGCTCCTGCCCATTCCGAATTCCGTCCAGATAACTCAGCGCCTGCCGAACCCGCTCCGACGACAGATTGACGGCAAACTGTGCGTTATCATCCCCGTGGGAGAGATACGCGTTACGAAGTAGGGCAGCCGTTGTCGCATGACGCAACGAGGGGGTCTGGATATGCCCTCCATTGGCGGCATCTTCGTAAATCGTTTTGTTTTTGGAGTCCTGAAGCGGGGCCGGGTATTGATCCTGCGGAAAACCCGTTTTGGTAGTGTTGGGTCTTAGGTTTTCGACCCATCCATACGCACCCAGATACGTACCTTTTCGCAGGTATTCGTTCTTTTCGGTATGCTGGAGATTAAAGAGCCGACGCGCGAAAAGTCCGGTTTGCCAGGCATCCAGGCGGTAGCTGCACAAATCAAGGTGTTCGGCAAACAGCCGTTCCAGCCGGGCAGTAGGCAAACCGCGAAGCGTGCGTAATGCGTCGATCACGCCCATCAAAGGCAACATCTCGGTGGGGCCGTTGTAAGGCTCGCCCGGTTTGGGAATTAATGTACGTATATATTCGCCAACGGGCATGGCTGTTTGGGAAAGTCGGAGTTTGGCCGCATCCAGTTGAAAATAATCGGCTTTCGTGATATCCTGCCGTCCTTCCATATTCTGTATCTGGCCCTCAACAGGCAGGTCCTGAAGGAATCGCTGATCAACGAGCCAGTCGGCAATCCGTTGCCCGAATTCTTCCAGATAGGCTCGGTGAAGAAGCTGATACAAAAGTGCTTTGGGCGCAGCAACCGGCTGGTTATTCGCATCCAGAAACTGACCATTTCTGATCGTCTGCAAATCACTCGTCAGCAGCCAGTCCATGTAATTATCGGTCCCATTGAATGGCTGAATCAACGCCGTTTCCGACAGCGGGGTTCGCGGATCTGCATCGATAACTGGGCCATTCAACGCATCGGTGGCTGACTGAAAAATCAGCTTTTTGAGTAGAAAATCCGTAGCCGCATTGAATCCTAAGGCCGTAAATTGCTGTTCTTTAGCCCGTTGCAATCTACCCCAAAGTCCTACGGTCTGGGGTGTTAACGTCCGGAAGTTAAGGTAATTCCAGGCATAGCTATCTGTCACGGCCTTACGGGAATGAAAGACCACCGACGAAGCCTGTAGGCCTAGTATGTTCATCAGGTTTTCGGGATTACTTCCCTCCTTTCCGGCAAAGGCCACCTGCGGACGAAGTGTTTCCCACTGGCTTTGTAGCTGCTGTAGAATAGCCAGCAATTTCATCCAGAAATCTTTATCGGTACCCAGCTCGGCGTCGGTAAATTGCCAACTATTAAAGTCACTTGTCACCAGCAACCCATACGGCTGATTACCTACCCGAATGGCGGGCAACCCTCCCCTCCCCGTCACGAATTCGGTGAAAAACTGCCGGGCCAGCGCCTGGCGCGACCGACTGACCAACGGCTTCAGCAGGTCATTCAGGAACAGCCCCCAGGTGGCAGGCCAGAGCGCATTATTCATGGCCAATGCCTCCCGAACATCGTTCCAGCCCGCATTGGGCACAAAAGAAACCGACTCATTACTGACACCTAACGCTTCGGCAAACCGCTGACCATCTGACTGTTGGTAGTAATCGTCGACTGGCGAAAAATAGGGAGTATTTTCTTCTACTTCCTGCTGGCGATCGATCGATGCTGAAGGCCCTGCCGTCGCTTTGTCAGTGTTGTTGGTAGGTGTACCCTGCGGGAGAATACTAATTCCTTCGGCAGAGTAATTGTGATTCTGAACCAGTTCTTCCAGGAGCTGTTGATTCTGCACGGCGTCAGTACTGAACCGGACACCCAACACTACTAACCGATCAAACCCTCTCTGAAACCAGGGACTTGGCAACGTCATTTTAACTGCCATACCCACAGCCAGGGCCTCGTCGAAATCGAACAGCCACGCCATTTCCCTACTGTATACCAGTTTATTATCGGCATCGCGCCCGAACGACGATTCCATCTGTAGGGGATCAGGCCCCATCACCAGATAGTCGGGGATGGGATTTCCAACCGTTTCCAGCACTTTCCGTACACCCGAGAAAGCCATGACGACAAACTGATTCGGCATCAGCCGCGTGTGGGGGGCCTGCGTCCAGGGTTGAGATTTGGGCGTATTCTGCGGTTTCAGAAGCAGTTCGGACAGGGTTCGCCATTGCGCCGACCAGTTAGTCGGCTGTGTTTGCCGGGCTACCCAGGCCGCCCGGTTCGCACCAAATCGGTTGGCTAACCCATTCCAAAGGGTTGTCCGCTGCTGTTTACTCGCTTCGTCGGTTTCGGTTCGGGTCGCCCAAACCTGTCGCCAGTAGGTTTCGCCCGACTCGATTTCATCCGCCGTAAGGTCTTTTTCGTGCGTAAACGTCGTGATCTCATCCGGATAAACCCGGACCCAGAGTTCATGCGTATCGCCCTCCGAATGGAAATGGGTTTCTATTCGAACCGGAAACAGCACAAACGGCAGGTTGTCGGGCATCTGTTCGATCAGCTTTTGTGGCGTAGCATCGAACATGGCCTGATAATCAGCCAACTCCCGCGTCCGACCCTCCAGAACGCCTTTCTTCATTTCCGCCAGATTCTGCTGAGCGCTGTCGATTTCGGCTAAACGCTGCTTCAAAATCGCGGTATCACTATCCGACAGTTTTCCACGGGCTTTCAACTGCGTCACTTCTTTTTCGAGTGCATTCAGTATGTAAAATTGCTCCACGACCTGGCCGTACGCTTTATCCCGCTCAGCGGCCAATTGTGAGGCTTTCTGTTGGATATCTATCAGATTCATAGCGTTAAGAATTAAGGGGCAACAAGGTTTTTCAGCATTTCGCGGGCATGAACGGCCACCATGACAGGTTTCTGGAAAAGAATGTAAGCCAGGTCTGCCGACTGGGTATTCCAGTCAACGGCATCCGGGTTCTGACCCGTCAGCGGCTGGACAAACGGTTTGCCCATGTCAATCACCTCCTGCGTATTACCGAGCGTATTCCAGGAAAGGTTGTCCCATTTCTGCGGGCCTGGGTTTGTAGCAGCTTCGTCATCAAGGCCAAACCGGGGTTCGCCGGGAACCTGCTGAATCACAAAAAACCAGCCTAAATTGTTGTTACCCAGCCGTTGTTTTTCGGCCGCGGTTTCTTCTTTCACGTCGCCTTTAGCCTGCGGAATTGATAAATCGAAACCGATAAAATGCAGGTCTGGATCGATCTGGGCTTTATAAATCGGATTTTTGATATGAACGCCATCGGCTACAGCCTGACCGGTCGTGTCAACCAGTACTAACCGATTGAGGCTGTCCGGCTCTGTACCCCATTGCGCCTGCTGTGCATAAATAACCGTATTCGGATAGCGTTTGAGCAAGTCACCCCGAATGACCAATACCAGTAACCCGTCTTCGACCTCCGTCAGCCGATGGTTATGGTCGCCCAGATGGATTTTCTCCGGTGCATTGAATAGCCACTCATTTATAGGCGGAATATCCTTCTGTTTTTCGGCCTGCACTTTCGGCGGTAAAGCAGCAGTTTGGGTATCTCCAATTGGTTTCCAGAATTGCCGAAAGGGTGTTCCGCGCTGATCGGTAGGGTATTCGCGCCAGAGTAGTTCCCGCATAAACTCGTGATTGAGCCCGACCATGTATGCCTCAATGAACGGCTGATTCGTTACCATCAGCGACAGCGTATTGGGCAGAATCAGGTTCAGATTCGGTACAAAGAATTCTTTATTGATGGCCACCAGCGGCTCATACATGGCATCTCTGATATCGGGGTATGCCATCACCCGATCCAGTTTCGGAACGATTCCGGTGCCCTGGGTAATGCCGGGCAACACCCGAATCGGGAACGTATTGAGCGGATTGAGCGCATTCATCACCGTTTGGCTGATCACTTTAATGCCTGCGGGCTGCCGAACCGGTGGGGGTATAACCTGTTCGACCATCACCTCGTGCAAATTGGTCAGGGCGGTTCTGAACACTTTCGCGACGGCATTATCCCGGTTGATTCGTCGGATGATCGGGGCCTGGGTCTGGCCGGGAAGAAGAATTTTAAAGTTGCCCCGTGCACCAATGTTTTTGACCGCATCGGCACTGTAATCCAACTGCTTGCCTATTTCTGCTGGCAGCGTCTGCGCTTCGGACGGAACGACTTTGGCAGGAGCCGCCGTGAGTTTTCCTGTGTTCATTCCCTGAATCAGACCCGTAAAACTCCGGACGGGCGTACTCATCTCCAATCGTTTGGCCATCAGTCCCCGTGGTCGAACGAGTTTGCGAAAAGCACCACTTACGCTGGCCACCGGCAACAAACTCTGCTGTACCTGAAAATGCACCGTTGTGGCTCCATTTCGTACTTTTTTATGAAGCTGTCCCGTCAAAGCAAGCCGAAGCGTATCATCCAGACTGGCCAGATGCTTCAGATGAAGCTGTATGCTGGTCAGCATGGCCAACTGCGAGAACCGAATTTTTTGGTTAGCCGACAGTACATCCCCGATCTGTTGCCAGGCTTTGCGCATGTAATCTTCCTGATTTTTCTGCACCACAAGGGTTCCCATACCTGCCGGAACACGGTAACGCGGGTCCTGATTCAGTTCATGGACCCAGTTTTGTTCGTCAGGTACAAGGCTTAATCGGCTGATCAGGGCATGCCATTTGCCATACAAAGGGGGCGTAATAACCGGATCGGTGCTGCCATTTGCCTCGCGCACATCTTCCGACAGATTGATGATCGGCTGTACTTTTTCGGGGAAGTCACTGACCGAATCGAAGGGATAGTTCGGTTTCCGCTCGGTAGTGGGTGCCAGCAAGGCCCCTTCTAACCCAACCGTGTTGTCGGGCTGAACCGAAATGGCGCCAATGCCAAAACCGGGAGCCTGCATGTCCATATCCCGAATACCGACCCGTTTGTCCATGTCGCGCGGTTGTAGCAACCGCACCAGCGATTCAAAATCACCACCGACGCCCGTTCGGAAAAACCAGCGATAGTATACCGGATACTCTTTCTCCCCGGTTTCGTCTTTCGCCCACGACATGGTAAGTGCCGGGTCCGAATCGTTGACGGCTTCTCCCAAACCCGCTTTTCGCCCAATCTCGAAAGCGGGTATAAGGAACGCATGATAAGCGGTGTTCGGCTCCAGATGCCGGGGGCACATTAGCCGCGCAATGCCCAGATCGGGCGAGTTACGTAGCAGATTATCCAACTGTGTTAGATTAGGCTGATTACCCGGATGATCGATGGGTTCGTTCAGATGCACATGCGCCCAGGCCCATGTATCGGCCGGTGGCGGCAAAACATCGTTTCTGGCAGCCTTTATAGAAATAGCAGGCAAAGGCCGATTGCCCGTGTTCACATCCGTAAATTCCGTTTCTTTCAGCACGACCAGCGCAATCCACGGGCTGAGCCGATGGTTGTTCTGAACCCGATCAGGCGTGTATCGCCAGGGAAAATCTTCATCGTAAAACTCAATAAAAGCCAGGTAGTTCGGCTCGAAATCCGTTATCAGATTACGCGGTTCAGTACGCACAATCATCTGCTGATTGATACCCACGACGTCGCCCGGCCCAATCAGACTGACGGTTTTAGTGATCGGATGAGCCGTGTCGCCATTAACCGTCAGGCTAACGTCCAGTTGCGCCCGCGACGTAGTAGCTCCCTGAGTGAGTTGATTGACAATGCCCCGGCGTAGCCACGGCAGGAAGGTGTATCGGGCTAAACTCATGATCAGTTCTGGTGTCAGTTAAGTTGGTAGGAAGGAATTACCTGCAATTCGTCGGCTAATCCGGCATCCTGTCGAACAAGGTTATTTAGCGCTTGCCGCGCTTCCGTTTCTGTGCTAAACACCAGCTGCTGATGCAGTTGCAGCGTATCTGATGTAGCGACGGCAAATGTTTCGGGACGGACCCGAACCGGTTCTGTTCCCAGCACCGATGGTTTGCGCTGCCCTTCGGCCAATGAGGAGCGAGCGATCGCATTGGTTGACAGATAAAGCCCAAACAGGCTGCGATCAAAAGTCAGGCGTTTCGGTTTTTGTTTTTCAGGGACATAAATCAGTTCGTAGGCCACATCCAGACCAACCGCATAATCACTCTGTGGCTGCGTCGACCCTCCCACTCGCACTCCTGAATCAAAAGCCTCAAACGAAGGTCTGGAGAGCTTTTCAGCGTCCGACATCTCAATGAATTGAGCCGGGGCAAACTGCTCTTTTTCGTAGTCTTCATCGGTAGGCGTCGACTGGGTATTGCCCACTTTCACGCCCGATATAGCGAATCGTCGTGGACCATCAGGTTGCTGATAACCAAAGCGGGCAATGTCCAGACGCAGGGGTACAATTTTCTGCGTTACGTTCAGCGTTCCGAACGGATGCAGGATTAGCGCCTGGCCATCCTGCGGCAACTCCCGCAGCGAAACATACTGATTACCAACGGGTAAATCAAGCCGCCAGTTACCTGATTGGTTGAGGGCTTCCATCAATTTATCGATGACGCGGACCGGGGGGAGCGTATCGGTACGGCGTTCGCCAAACGTTTTGTCGAAATGGACAGTAATGGTAACGGTAAATATGAAGCCTATTTCAAACGATGCTTCCCCATGCGCATGCCAGGGCGTGGGGCCTTCGAGCGTTAGTTTGAGCTTGACACTGAACAACGTATGCGATCCCGACCGAACGGCCAGCATTGCGGCTACATCGGCGATGAAATACAGGGGCGAAAACTGAACCAGTACGTCGAGAGACAGAAACCCATACACGTTGAAAACGCTGGCGTCGGCGCTCAACTCAATTTTGGCGCCGAACTGAACGGTATTAGACGTAATGGCGAAATACGATTCGGCCTTAAGACTCGGATTCCCCGAGAAAATAACCAGACTCAGCCGCTTCATGGCAGGAAGCGACATCGGCGGGGGCGTATAGGATGGATGGAACCCGCCGATCGAAACCAGAAAGTTGGCGTTTTCTTTCCAGTACAGCCGTAAGACCATATCGCCCGTGAGCGTGAACGTCAGAATCCGGGAATTGATCAGCGATGCATCGAACGAAATCTGCCCTTTATCGAAATCGACGTAGCCCAGGAAGTTGACCTGAATTTTCACAATGGGTGCCTGTTCCTCGGGTAAATTCATCCGGAGTACACCCAACAGGGCAAAACCCGGTCGCGGAATTTCGAGCAACAAACCCAGCTCAAGACTGATCAGTGTGGGTGTTCCCCAACCGATCTTAGCCATTGGCCCGATCAGAAAATGCCCTTGCTGAGGGGGAAAAATCCGTTTGAGGTTACTAACGATACTGGTGGCATTGGCGACAATGTTTTGCGGAAACAGAATCGAATTGAGCGAACCGTCATTAACGCCTTTGCGCAGTTCCTCAATCAGATACGTTCGGTTGAGGCCAAGTAGCCCGCCTACCCCGTTAAGTGTAAAACCATACCCGAGCTGAATGGGCGTAAACTCGGCTGTAATGATAATCAGCAACGAAAAACCATCGCTGCCATCGGGCATCCGGGTAGTCAGAATCCCGATTGCCTTGAGGGAAATGGTATCCGAAAACGTAAGCTCGAGTCCGCCCGAGTATTCTTTTTTGGCATCGTCGAAAAACAGAAACCCTCCGCCCGTAAAGCCTCCGCCATTGATCGAAATACCCACGCCCGTTGGGGGTTTGAAGCCCAGATCAATGTCGAATGGTCCGGCATTACCCCGATCGAAGGTCGTGACCAGGGCCAGTCCAATGTTCTGCACTACCAGCGTTAGCGGCCCCAATTGTCCTTTAATGCCCGCGCCTATTTCCAGAATAGCGGCTGGTTTGGGATCAGTTTCTCCACGCAGCCGGATGAGTAGTTCCTCAATGGAAATCGGCCCCAATACCAGATGTGGATGTACGGCCACTTCAAAACCACCCCCGCCCGTAAACTTAATGCCGTTCTTATTTGACCATTCAAATCCAAGCGTAAACGGGATTTTCATTTGTCCACTCCCGATGAGTTTCCGAATAAAACTGTCGGCATCGGCGGGATTGAGAATCAGCGCAAAATCGGTCAGCTTACCACCAATTTTCAGTTCAGGATCACTGCCATTGAACAGGAAACTGAACTCCAGTGAACCTCCTTTCAGTTCGAGACGGGTTCCGTTCTCGCTTCCAACCACGGTTTGCGTCTGAACCGGTGCGTACTCCACACCTGCCCCAAAGCCAGCCGAAGGGAGCTGACCGTCCTGAAATGGGTACTTTACCGAGATCTCACCGGGTCGGATCAAAATGCCGAACAGCGACGCAATGTTAGTGCCGGCCCGGATAATCAGGTTCACATCGTCACGGACCCGCAATGTCGGTAAGGTAATCTCCGAGGGCAAGGCAGGCTGAATAATGATGCCCGGCAGCTTGGTATCGACAGCTGGCAGGTCTAAAACCGCCAGACCCAGATCCCGATCCTGCCCGGCAATGTTCAGGTACGCAAAGGCGATGCGGATAAACTGATCGACACGCGGACTGGCAGGATCATCGGGGTCGGCATCAACGTAACGATAGCCGGTGTCGGTATCTATGGGTGATAGCGAGACTGGAATCCGCAGCGCATACAGGAGTTCGAGCAGGTGTTCGGCAAACAGCTCGAAATTGAAATTAGGAGTGCCCCATCCGTAAATCAGTTCAGGAAGTTGATCAGGATGAGTCAGTATCTGCGGAATCTTATCCCAATTCAGTTTCTGTCGGATAAAGGACGGACGGCTACGATCGGCGGTACCGGGCACGGCTAGTTGCTCGATGACGCCCGTCATTTTGAAGAAATTGAGCAGAAATGGCCAGGCTATGGTGAGGTAATCGACAACCAGCAATTCGAAAATCCGCTCCTGAATCTCAGCCAGAAACGTAACCGCATCGTTAACCCCCGGCGGAGTTTCACTGATTGATTCCAGCGCTTCGTATACCGCTTTCACTTTGTCCAGCACATTCAGCGCCTTTACCGGGTCAGGATTGGCCATCAGCGCATCCAGTTCGGACAGAGCCTCATCGACCCTGGTGGTCAGGGCCGTAAAAGATGGTGGTATGTCGGTGGGTTTCCAGCCCAGCTGGTAGATAAATTGCCGAAAATGAGCCGCGTCACTCACCGCGTCTTTCAACGGACGAACGGCCAGTGCCAGATGCTTCCCGATCTCTTCTAAAGTACCCATGTCTTCATCAGGATAATAGGACTTTCGCTTCGGGCCGTGCCACGGTTTGTTAACCGTCATCAGGAACCGTGGCACGGCTCGAAGCGAAAGTCCTAGGATAAATTGTCAGGATAAATTTTCCGCGTTAAATAATCAGCATCGAAGTCCTCGAATTTGGTTGGGTCAATCAGGTTGATGAACGTGTACCGGCATACGGCACAGAGTTCGATCAACTGTTCTTTTTTGTCTTTCGTATCGCTTGGGCTGAGGTAGTAGCCATGCATCATGCATTGAGCCGACGGATGGTACACTCCGCCAAAGTAGCTCATTCCGCCACTGTACAAACCAATAATTTCTTTCTTCCGACGCGAACAGCAGGGAATGTATTTTGGGGGAAGTGACGAATTTTGGATGTCGTCCGTATCGATAATTTCTTCGTGCGTGGTATTCGCATTCAACGGAAACGGATTGTCATTCAGATAATCCAGAATCGGCCTGGCAATCAACTCAGCATATTTATATTGATTGGTTCCCTGGTTATCGCGAACGGGAACGGCTGCGTACAGGAGCATTTCTTCATTGGGGTTGAGCGTGGAAAGCCCCGCTGGAAACGTAGCCGCACCGACCGGCTGCACCGTAACCTGATTGCCAGCTATCGATTTTATGGTCAGTTCAGGTGAAAGCAAAAAGGTCTGCGTGTCCGGCTGACCGGCAGTGGTGGCGGGTGTACGCAGGATGGTAAAAATGGGATCAGTCACCCGTTTTTCCCGAATATCCAACCGCTGTCCTACACGAAAGAAACTGGTTTGACCAGTCATCAGCTCGATAGTCGTCTGATTCGTACCGAAATCGCTTTTGATCGTCAGCTTGTTATTGGCCGCATCGATCGTTTTTACCTTTACGTAGTACTTTGTAAAAGCTGTCGGCAGGGTAGCCGGATTAACAATGTCGGCCACAACCCGCATGTCTTTATCGAAGACCCGGAGCTGATAGCGATTGACTCGTCGTTTTCGAAAAAACACCGATTCGCCCACCTTAAAACCAGCCTTCGGGTTCTTTACCGTCAGCAGAACATCATTCCCGGATGTAGTGACAGCCGTTACCAACGAACATTTCTGAATGCGGTGATAGCGCCATTTGATTTTATAGGCATCGAGTTCCGTTCCGGCTCCACCGCCTGTTTTGGGCCGTTCAAAATCCTTTCTGGGCTGAACATTGCTGTATTGATCGGCATAATAAGCCGGGTCTTTGTAAGTAGTAAAAGGCCAGTTAACTACCAGTGGATCGGTAATGATTTTACCCTTGTACGCATCATCGTCCGGCTCTTCACCATATTCATCGCCCAGGCCAAATGAGTGAAGCAATTCATGCGTAATGGTCCCTTTTTTCCGCAACGGAATCGTGGCTGGTACGCTGATCGCTACTTCCGACACCCGGTCGTCGGCTAAGGTGCCCATCAGTGTAATGGTACTGTCGAAGTTGACTGCCGAGAACATATAACCCGTTGCATTCTGCGCCCGGCCGCGCCCATCGACCAACAGGAAAATAATATTATCGAAGTCTTTTCCCCGATTACCAGCCGGGGTATCCATCACAAAAACAGGCCCGATCAGGTTGTTGTCCGTGTCTTTCAAACTCCCCATAAACCCATCCAGAAAATCGCGCTGGACCCTGCGCTTATCAAAATTGATCAGGTTATACTGGCCATCCTGTTCAACCGCCGTGTAATCATTCACGCTAATTCCAAAGGCAGTATCTTTCGCGTCGGGCAGTCGGCATTCGGCATCGGAACGCCAGCTTGCCACCAAACCACTCGTCGGGCCAAACAGCACGTCCAGCTGGGCCGCCGTTAGTTTGGTGGTATTTTCCCAGCGTAGCCGAAGCGCAGTGTTACCAACGGTTGCGTCGTTCCTGACCGGAACGCCAACAAAATAAAGCAGGTTTTCGGCAGTCCACGTACTGGCATCAGCGCTGGCAGGCTTCGTAGCTACTTTAGCCCGTAAGCCTACCATCCGGTTTGGCTCTGTTTCCAGCACTTCCAGCACCGACCGATAGGTTAAACCGTCTTCGCGGGAGGGTACAAATACTTTCCAGTAATTGAT
This window harbors:
- a CDS encoding DUF6603 domain-containing protein; this translates as MTVNKPWHGPKRKSYYPDEDMGTLEEIGKHLALAVRPLKDAVSDAAHFRQFIYQLGWKPTDIPPSFTALTTRVDEALSELDALMANPDPVKALNVLDKVKAVYEALESISETPPGVNDAVTFLAEIQERIFELLVVDYLTIAWPFLLNFFKMTGVIEQLAVPGTADRSRPSFIRQKLNWDKIPQILTHPDQLPELIYGWGTPNFNFELFAEHLLELLYALRIPVSLSPIDTDTGYRYVDADPDDPASPRVDQFIRIAFAYLNIAGQDRDLGLAVLDLPAVDTKLPGIIIQPALPSEITLPTLRVRDDVNLIIRAGTNIASLFGILIRPGEISVKYPFQDGQLPSAGFGAGVEYAPVQTQTVVGSENGTRLELKGGSLEFSFLFNGSDPELKIGGKLTDFALILNPADADSFIRKLIGSGQMKIPFTLGFEWSNKNGIKFTGGGGFEVAVHPHLVLGPISIEELLIRLRGETDPKPAAILEIGAGIKGQLGPLTLVVQNIGLALVTTFDRGNAGPFDIDLGFKPPTGVGISINGGGFTGGGFLFFDDAKKEYSGGLELTFSDTISLKAIGILTTRMPDGSDGFSLLIIITAEFTPIQLGYGFTLNGVGGLLGLNRTYLIEELRKGVNDGSLNSILFPQNIVANATSIVSNLKRIFPPQQGHFLIGPMAKIGWGTPTLISLELGLLLEIPRPGFALLGVLRMNLPEEQAPIVKIQVNFLGYVDFDKGQISFDASLINSRILTFTLTGDMVLRLYWKENANFLVSIGGFHPSYTPPPMSLPAMKRLSLVIFSGNPSLKAESYFAITSNTVQFGAKIELSADASVFNVYGFLSLDVLVQFSPLYFIADVAAMLAVRSGSHTLFSVKLKLTLEGPTPWHAHGEASFEIGFIFTVTITVHFDKTFGERRTDTLPPVRVIDKLMEALNQSGNWRLDLPVGNQYVSLRELPQDGQALILHPFGTLNVTQKIVPLRLDIARFGYQQPDGPRRFAISGVKVGNTQSTPTDEDYEKEQFAPAQFIEMSDAEKLSRPSFEAFDSGVRVGGSTQPQSDYAVGLDVAYELIYVPEKQKPKRLTFDRSLFGLYLSTNAIARSSLAEGQRKPSVLGTEPVRVRPETFAVATSDTLQLHQQLVFSTETEARQALNNLVRQDAGLADELQVIPSYQLN
- a CDS encoding zinc metalloprotease; the protein is MSAPRCAFNPPYDIHLLRGQSIDLSNLLEIDGTDAPEYTDAHASIKYSFQTSFNASTNLKITATLGNPTSRKPTYLIKLDAAAPADAKFQITSFLVYAIVTDTSDNSTSQAAIRIHVHKTIQKVWMTPDPITVYQGMAGARAAVYALFDDKVVAEIGDIYVGDNEEIVKYTITNKVQIKWKCTATPALINDSGRITPGNRFGNHVLGITVKYGSQTLTATGTVQLSDALSASQTTIKAELITSGKCPGFDKLNEVPNILFLAEGFTNSTAFGQLLDNYVSDLVSKKISSPFNLLKGSINYWKVFVPSREDGLTYRSVLEVLETEPNRMVGLRAKVATKPASADASTWTAENLLYFVGVPVRNDATVGNTALRLRWENTTKLTAAQLDVLFGPTSGLVASWRSDAECRLPDAKDTAFGISVNDYTAVEQDGQYNLINFDKRRVQRDFLDGFMGSLKDTDNNLIGPVFVMDTPAGNRGKDFDNIIFLLVDGRGRAQNATGYMFSAVNFDSTITLMGTLADDRVSEVAISVPATIPLRKKGTITHELLHSFGLGDEYGEEPDDDAYKGKIITDPLVVNWPFTTYKDPAYYADQYSNVQPRKDFERPKTGGGAGTELDAYKIKWRYHRIQKCSLVTAVTTSGNDVLLTVKNPKAGFKVGESVFFRKRRVNRYQLRVFDKDMRVVADIVNPATLPTAFTKYYVKVKTIDAANNKLTIKSDFGTNQTTIELMTGQTSFFRVGQRLDIREKRVTDPIFTILRTPATTAGQPDTQTFLLSPELTIKSIAGNQVTVQPVGAATFPAGLSTLNPNEEMLLYAAVPVRDNQGTNQYKYAELIARPILDYLNDNPFPLNANTTHEEIIDTDDIQNSSLPPKYIPCCSRRKKEIIGLYSGGMSYFGGVYHPSAQCMMHGYYLSPSDTKDKKEQLIELCAVCRYTFINLIDPTKFEDFDADYLTRKIYPDNLS